The segment ATTTATACAAATCCCCTCAAATTGGTAATATTCCGTGTTTTCTGTGATCAAcacctttctgtttcttttctggtaAGTGCTTAGTTACCCTTAATTATAGGAAATAACCTGGGACTTTGCCACCCCAGCTTTGATCTATTGATACCAACTGGCTGATTAATTATCACCTGGGAGTATTTTCGTAATACAGAATTGCAGACTCCACTCCAGATCACAAAATCAAagcctgcattttaacaagacctATGTGCACATTAATGCCTAAGAAACTGGGGTAGCATGCGACACTGTCAAAAGCAGCTGGAATCCTAGGTAAAGGAGGCAGTTACCAACGTGGTTTAATAGCTGAGGGACTGACAAGGTCCTGACCAAAGTTTTCTACCAATATCCTTCTCTGAATATGCTGTAATCTGACTCACTCTTTAAGGGCATGGCTACATATTAAccaacactggagaaggaatgttTTTGCCAGGTTAACCACAGCAAAGACCTGCTTTATACAGTGCAGAAAGGAACGAGGCACAGTTATTTGATTAAGTGCAGAGGAAATTACTGTCCCATTTTGATGAAGCACAGACATGGAGAATGTGTGTCCTAAGGGAGATGACATGGAGCGCTATGATGGCAGAGGGTCTTTGACTGGGGAGGTGATGGGACACTGAAGGCAGCTTCATCTGTTTCACAGTTATATCTGTGTTGACCAACAGCTTAGTTTCCTCCTTGCTCCTTTATTTGAAGAGTTCTGCTCCATCAGCATGGTGTTCTGCTTGTTACCTGTTTATTCGTGGTGAATTTAGAGAGAGAATCCAGTGACTGAGATTTTTGGGCTAGGGATTAGGTGCAGAGGCATGGAAGAACAGGTGGACAAACCAAGAACTAGAACTCATTGTGAAATGATGATTACCTGCTTTCTACCAAGTACAGTTCTTCTGAGTTTTAGCTGGATACTTGGCCTGAGTCACAGTGAAACCTTTGAGGTTTTGTGAAGGAGACAGCTGGTGATTTCAAGTCCTTTATTTCTAGTTCCCTTTTgggtttttagaaataaagtttggTTTCCTGAGGGCAAGATGAATCTTCTTTACGGTCCTCAGGGTCACGACTGAGGGAGAGTTAAGTGAGGCCCGAGACATGTCAAACAAATGATAAAAGACATGTCATGTCTTGTAAATTTCTTTTAAGATATATAAAGTTAAGACTGATGTTAGTTCAGGGAATCCAAAAAGCCAGGGAATAATCTCTGTGATAATGGCTACTAGGCTGAGGTTTAAGAGGTGGTTCGACCCTATATTTCATCATCCTGTTTTGCTTTTTGCTCAAagtcaaaaaatatatatcttcctCTGGCCAACTGGCTCATTGCCCAGGTACCCCTAGAGAAATCTATTATAGGCTGTGAGACAGAAAAACTTACAAGGCAACTGTTTGTTAGCCTCGCTGAATTATTTCCTATGTTTGTTATCCTTAgatattgttttcttcttctttaatttATCAATGAGTCATCACCAGGATATATCTAGTTATTTTAGAATCATTAGGTGATGACCACTAGACATGGGAACTCAGCACAGAAATTGGGCcatggaggtgggatgggggcacTCAAGACAAGAGGGGGTCACTTTCAAGGCCTGCCATCCCCACTGTGTGCACCTCCATCTTAGAGCTGATTTTTTGCTTAGCAAGGGCacacaaaataatttctttactgTAAGAAACTCAGCCCTGGTATCTGAGTTTATGGAAGAATACCTGTGGTagtagtgatgatggtggtgagaTGAAGAGTCGTCTTTTACAGAGATGttccctcccccactttctcACTCTGCATTCTCAAATTCAATAGATGTTTTTGTTCCACTctgcttttacattttatattacagAGGTCTCAGATGATAAGTTAAAGCTGTGGTGCCTGATAGATAAAGATCAGTCGACATATCTGCCAAAAAAATATATGATCTGTGCATTTTGAGGAAATACTGAAGTGAATGAATGTTTTACAGTGAAAGTATTCATGTCTAGAttaaagaaatcatttgaaaagaagTAGTGAAACATAAcaatgtagttttattttaatgaggATAATTCTTGAGAGACAGTTTTATATAGAATAAGTTAATAATTTTTCAACATGTGATTAAAAtctggtggtggtgctggtggatTTAAGCAACTGGTGGGTTGGCCTAGATAATCTACCTCTAAACCCTGAGATTCTACGATGCAAACGTTGCTGAGTATATAAAGCTATGGAGTATGGCGGCTCTTTTAGCATCCCAGATGGTGTACCCATGGGACAAGCTTACTGTGGGATTTTCATGGGAGCTTTCAACGTTGTTTAAAAAccaatcagtaaatatttattggctaTCTACTATGTGCAAGACACTGTGCCAGGGACTCAAGAAGACTCAAGGGGAAAGATTCCTTTTCTCAGGAAGTTTTCAATGTATTTTCCCAAGTGTCTGAGATCTTCTTATGCAGTCTGTCCCAGGAAACTTTTTCCAAATAAACTCCTAAGAGCCAACAGGTAACTTTCTGGATAATTTGGAGAATTCTTCCTCTCTGGGAAGGAATATACAGAAAGTAGGCCAAAGTgccattaataaaaacaaaacaaaacacctagaTGTATTCTAAGCAAGGCAGTATAGAAATATCTACTTCACAAAATAATTTACACTATTTAATCAAGATACAGAGAGAGTGTATCTATGAATAATTCTACCAGGGCTTGAAGAATAAGTCTATGTTAGTAGTAGAATACACTGGTAGGACCAGTTATGCTGTACTACTAAAGAAATTAACCTCTGGGTGTTTCTCTTGTTAGGATAGTGTTGCCCTAAAGGTATTCTCTAGATCCTGCAGATTATGAGTTGATGATGGGGTACGGCAAGTCCTATGTTTTTATCTGGATGCTCAGTTGAAGAGAGGGAGTCCTTCCCTCTTTACCTTCCCAAGTCTTGTCCCCAGGCGACTAGGTCTGGGTAAATATCCTCTTTTCCCTGATTCTTCTTTTTGAATGTGTTCCTCTCACTGAGCTGTGTCTACTTGGTAAAGaccatacaaaaattaaaaataggtatCAGTGTCTACTATTTCCAAAATATGTTCTGCAATGATGGTCAGGCtgggccaagaaaaaaaaatcagtatggaATTTAGAGTAAACACAAGGAGGGAGTGAGATGTGCATGCAGTCTTAAGTTGTGCAAATGATAtagcagagagaaaaatgaagaaaggagtCAGAAGAAAGATTAACAAATGATACACTGGGAAACAACAGAAAGctgagaagaaaagacaaaattgaGAAATTGGATTTAAAGAGTAGTGATGGTTAAAGGTATCTTCGTACataaaaagagagagtgaaaaatggggaaggagaaataaaaagctaaacACAGAGTGGTtgatagaaataaagaataaagatttaaaaaggaaatgataaaggtGAAGAAAGAGGTagtggaagaaaagttctgaagGAGAATATTAACCAGGAAAATAACCAACACAAGGAAGTAAAAAGTACAGTGCATTAGGATTATATTGATGTATAGATCTCCATACATAAAATGGCAAGTTCATCTGCTTTTCTGTCTTGCAAATGCAGACAATTTTGCAAGTATGGAACtttgagaggaaaaggaagaatcaGCAAGCACAAAGAAACTAATCCAGAAAAGTGGATTACAAGTTTCAGGGCAGTGGTGGTCAgagccttccttttttttttttctttttttaaagtctgtgctAATGAGTGACAATACTGAATCTAGCAAACCACAGAGGCCCAGCCTCCTGTGCTGGAGTGGGGAAAAACTTAGGGATCACCAGAAGGTGAGATACTTAATCAAGTCTTGGGGGAGAAAATGTCTGGAAACCACTGTAGCATAGCAGGTATTTTCCTTCCCCAGAGAATACTTGCTGGAGATGATTCCTAGGCCTGAAGTAATAAACAGTCTTGAACCTGGTCCTGTGGATTGGTCCCTACTTGAAGAGGATCAAATGGAGTGTGATCATCTGCATTAAGTGGGTCTACATTTATATTCTGAAACTGTGCCCCAGTGGCTAATTCAGCCAGTGAGTTAGGAATTTCAGTAGGCATAATTGAATCCCCATCAAATGAGCCTTGCCTTCCAAGACTAGATGGAGTCCCAGTGCTGGAGGTGTAATACTTTCTTAATTTGGAGTCAAAACATGGTAACTGTAGGATGGTAgatggtctttgttgctgcctttTGCCCTCATTTCCTTGCACGTCACTTGGAATTCCTTCTGGCTTGGGACCTTCGTCAGGTGTATCCATAACAAGCTGCTCAGGAGTAAGATCAACAGGTCTTTCATTGAGCTGGTTGCCTTCAAATGTTTGTTCCAAAACATGGTTTCCATCTCCTCCAAGATCACTTTTGAGGCAAGGTATATTCTTTGATTGAAGGGAACTGGCTTCAGGAAGGGGCCTAATTCCCCTTTGGCTCAATTGGTTATTTATAGAACATGGTGTGTTCCTCCTCAGAGTGGACACGTCATCTCTGAAAGGACTTGGGTTTTGactttctccaggcagtcttttCTCTGAGCTGTTTCTTTGGCCAGGTAGGATGCTTGTTGGGGAAACAGTATGTCTTTCATGCTTAGTATGACTGTCTTCTGTATAGAGAGGGCTGGTGTCTTGGCCAAAAGATAGAGTGTAGTCTTGTAGAGCATGTGGATTGTCCCTGGGCCCTGTGGAGCCACCAGGACAGCAAGGGCCTCTCTGGCTTAGGTGAAATAGACGTGTTTCTTTTGGACTTCCTGGGTAATGTGGGGGAATTAAGTCTGGAAAAGCCAAATGTTCTCCCTCTGGTGAATTTAACCTGGTGATTTGCATGCCATAATTCAAATTCTCACCTTCATGCCATGTTGGATTTTTCTGAAACCCAGTTGGGGAGTTACTGGAATAAGGCTGGTTCTCCTTGTGGTATGGTGGACTAGCGGGGGCTTTGGGTAGATTCATTGGCTGACCCCAGAAAGTTCTGGTAAAATAtggccttttttctttctgcccttGGACTTGAACCATGTGGTCCCAGGAATTCCAAGAAGGAAACATAGTATTTTCTTCTTGTCCAACAGCATTATTAGGATAATAGGCCCTATTCTCCACAAGCAGTGGTATAGTGGGAGCAGAATTATATGGTGGAAAATTCTCATCTGGGCTCCAGGGGTAAAATTCACCATAAGGAAAATACTCCCTGGGCTTTGATAGATTATCTAAGGAATAGGGAGGGTATTCCTTTGGTTGGTTTGAGGTATATTGCTTGCCTTCATACCTAGCTGTTGGGTCTCTCTTAAAGTTCAACTCCACACCCCATCTTGTTTGTCCTGGGAAAGGTTCATCTCCAGTTGGATCAGTTGGGTCTTCTTCTTTATAAGGGATTGTCTCTTTTGGATCTGGAGTGCTCATGGGATAGTGTGGATTTTCAGGTTGCCCCATTGTATTGGGAGGACCATTTCTTTCATCCCAGGTATTACTTCTAAGGTATGGTGGGTTTTCCCTGCGGTTATAGGGGTTGTAGTCAGGGTAGTAAATACGTCCTCTAGAGCCATGGGAAGGATGAGATAagtgttcttccttccttccaggatCTTCCTTAAAAAGTGGAGAGATTTCTTGTTGGTTCCAAGTGTTTCTTCCAGCAGGAAAATGTTCCCTTGCAGGGGAAGGAGATCCCACTGGGTACACAGGCTGATATGTACTGTGCTTTATTTCTGGCTGATTAATTTCTGATTCATATGGGATTCTTCTTGGTTCTAAAACAATCCCTTTGGGCAAATTCTGGCTCTGAGTTTGTCCATTAGAATTTGGGGTTCCTCTGGAATCTCCTCTTGGGTAATAAGAGTTTTCACGTTGATCAATAGAATTAAAATTTGGGACTAGAATGTTACCTTCAGGGTGAGGCAGTTTATAGTTTGACTTACTAACTCCATAGTCTTGAGAGTTTCTCCAGGGGCCATTTGGATCCCTTGTAGGAAtaactgttctttctttttgacttactggCTTCTCTTTTGGATTTTGGATGTTTTCATTGTGGCCAGTAGTACCATGTTTGGGATCCAGAGGGGCAATGGTTCCCGCAGGTTGTTTACTGGGCCCCTCAGGCTTTCTTCTGAAGTTTGCTGGATTTCCTGCATAATTGGGATAATTGCCCCTTGCGGTGGAGGCATAAGCTCTGCGATATACTGGATATCCTGGAAGAATTGCTTGTTTGCCTTCTAAAACAAAGGAGTTCCACCGAGGACCCCTTTGAATTTGTTGATTTCGGTAAAAAGGCCCATTACGTCTGTGCCCCATAGAGGTACCAGCAGGACGCCATTGTCTTCCTGCAGGAAAATTTCGGATGTTAGGATGTGGATAGTTTTCATGAATATTTGTCTGACTTGGTCTCCATGGGGTTTGACTTCTTGGAACTCCTTGGCCTGAAACATTTACTACAGGGTTGTTTTGAACTGTAGGGTTGCCCGCAGTGTTAGGCCCCTGACCATTGTTTCCTACTGGGCTGGTGTCATTTCCGCCTTGACCCGCTCTGGGACTGGGTGCATTTGGCTGGGTAGAGTTAGTCTCAGGAATTGTTGAATTAACTGAAGGATCAGTGGCTGGAGTCTCTGTTTTAGGAGGATCttcttcttttggtttttcaTAATCTTCAAACATCTCTTCTGAATAATAAGGAGGACGGCCCCCAAATCCATGATATCCAAAATATCCAAAGAAAGGGTTCTGTAGGAAGAAGATGGAAATTATTAATTACTCTGTTTCCCACTGTGGTGCTGCTTGGAATTTTTTGAAGGGATAGAAAAATCTATTAgtgatatacttttaaaattaccaCTGGTTATGCTTTCTTTCTTGAAATTTGATTCTTCCTTGGTTTCCATTACCATTCTCCCTTCTGGTACTCTTACTCTCTGAGCAGTACGTAGTTTTCTCTTCTTAGGCCTGGATTCTAAAtctaagttttttgtttgtttgtttgtttttttaagaaatccatCCTCTATCCAccttattctgttttcatttaacaCACCTGCTTTGCACAATTTATTGCAGGCCAATTTTTCAATATGGATACATGCTAGTGACTCATAAAGCCATAATTCTGGTGCATGACTCTCTCCTGAGGTTGAGACAGCAAGACTGCTACACTAAAGATCTTATGAGTACCTCTAACTGTATGTACCCAGACTAGACTCATTTCCCCCACACCTCATTCTCCAGTGTTCTATATGTAATCAGCGTTCAGCACTATCTACCCAGTTTCCTAAGTTTCTACTCTGTTTCCCCCTGACAATTAATGACCAAATCTTTAaaatctgagcttccctggtggttcagctattaaagaatatgtctgccaagTAGGAgatcaggttcagtccctggatccggaagatcctctggagaaggaaatagcaaccgactccactgttcttgcctgggaactctcatgaacagaggagcctggaaggcttcagtccgtggggttgcgaaagagttgaacatgacttagcgactaaacaacaaacaacaacccAGTTTCCCAAGTTTCCACTCTGTTCCCTCTAGACCAAACCTATAAAATCTAAACCTCTGCCTTTGCCCCACCCCCTTTGTCCCCAGTACCCCTGTGCTATTGCAACAGGTTTCTCACTGGTTACTCTGgataaaattttactttcctcTAATCTTGCCTCTCCGTTGCCACCAGAGTAGTAGAGGTTGGGGGTGGGTGTTTGGGAAAGTTCTGTCACTTTCCTCAAATACTAATTAAAGTTGCCCTTACCTTACAGGATAAACTCTAAACTCATAGCATAACATACAAACCATGGTGCTAAAGAGTGGGGCTCTAGACAAATATAGGTTAAAATGTCTATTCCACCAGTCCTAATAATATGACTCTGGGCTAACCTCAGTTGATTCATTTgtaaaagggaaataataaaataatagctacCTCATAGATTATAATGCATCAAGTGAGGTCAGGCACTTAAATgttatactatatattattatattaagcagtatactatataatatagttatatatatacacacacacatatatatatatatataaaaaacacttGTCAGGCACTTACTAGTGTACTAGGCACTGAGTTTTATATATGTTACCTCAGTCGATGCTCATAATAACCCCATGAGCATCacaggttctatgaagacctacatgaccttctagaactaacaccaaaaaaagatgtccttttcctcataGGGGACTAGattgcaaaactaggaagtcaagagatgcctggagtaacaggcaagtttggccttggagtgcaaaattaagcaggacaaaggctaacagagttttgccaagagaatgcactggtcatagcaaacacccttttccaacaacacaagagacagctctaTAACACAcggacaacaccagatggtcagtaccaaagttagattgattatattctttgcacttgaagatggagaaactctatacagtcagcaaaaacaagaccgggagctgactgtggctcagatcatgaattccttattgtcaaattcagacttaaatacatgaaagtagggaaaaccactgcaccattcaggtacgacctaaatcaaatcctgtacaattatatagtggaactgataaatagattcaagggtttagatcagatagacagagtgcctgaagaactgtggacagaggtttgtaacattatacaggaggcgatgatcaaaaccatccccaagaaaaacacaaaaaggcaaaatggctgtctgaggaggctttacaaatagctggagaaaagagagaagtgaaaggcaaaggagaaaaggaaagatatacccatctgaatgtagagttccaaagaatagcatggaaagataagaaagccttcatgagtgattaatgcaaagaaatagagggaaacaa is part of the Odocoileus virginianus isolate 20LAN1187 ecotype Illinois chromosome 29, Ovbor_1.2, whole genome shotgun sequence genome and harbors:
- the ENAM gene encoding enamelin → MFEDYEKPKEEDPPKTETPATDPSVNSTIPETNSTQPNAPSPRAGQGGNDTSPVGNNGQGPNTAGNPTVQNNPVVNVSGQGVPRSQTPWRPSQTNIHENYPHPNIRNFPAGRQWRPAGTSMGHRRNGPFYRNQQIQRGPRWNSFVLEGKQAILPGYPVYRRAYASTARGNYPNYAGNPANFRRKPEGPSKQPAGTIAPLDPKHGTTGHNENIQNPKEKPVSQKERTVIPTRDPNGPWRNSQDYGVSKSNYKLPHPEGNILVPNFNSIDQRENSYYPRGDSRGTPNSNGQTQSQNLPKGIVLEPRRIPYESEINQPEIKHSTYQPVYPVGSPSPAREHFPAGRNTWNQQEISPLFKEDPGRKEEHLSHPSHGSRGRIYYPDYNPYNRRENPPYLRSNTWDERNGPPNTMGQPENPHYPMSTPDPKETIPYKEEDPTDPTGDEPFPGQTRWGVELNFKRDPTARYEGKQYTSNQPKEYPPYSLDNLSKPREYFPYGEFYPWSPDENFPPYNSAPTIPLLVENRAYYPNNAVGQEENTMFPSWNSWDHMVQVQGQKEKRPYFTRTFWGQPMNLPKAPASPPYHKENQPYSSNSPTGFQKNPTWHEGENLNYGMQITRLNSPEGEHLAFPDLIPPHYPGSPKETRLFHLSQRGPCCPGGSTGPRDNPHALQDYTLSFGQDTSPLYTEDSHTKHERHTVSPTSILPGQRNSSEKRLPGESQNPSPFRDDVSTLRRNTPCSINNQLSQRGIRPLPEASSLQSKNIPCLKSDLGGDGNHVLEQTFEGNQLNERPVDLTPEQLVMDTPDEGPKPEGIPSDVQGNEGKRQQQRPSTILQLPCFDSKLRKYYTSSTGTPSSLGRQGSFDGDSIMPTEIPNSLAELATGAQFQNINVDPLNADDHTPFDPLQVGTNPQDQVQDCLLLQA